From the genome of Pseudomonas yamanorum, one region includes:
- a CDS encoding asparaginase: protein MKSALKTFVPGALALLLLFPVAAQAKEAETQQKLSNVVILATGGTIAGAGASAANSATYQAAKVGIEQLIAGVPELSQIANVRGEQVLQIASESITNENLLQLGRRVAELADSKDVDGIVITHGTDTLEETAYFLNLVEKTDKPIVVVGSMRPGTAMSADGMLNLYNAVAVAGSKDARGKGVLVTMNDEIQSGRDVSKMINIKTEAFKSPWGPLGMVVEGKSYWFRLPAKRHTMNSEFDIKTIKSLPDVEIAYSYGNVSDTAYKALAQAGAKAIIHAGTGNGSVSSKVVPALQELRKQGVQIIRSSHVNAGGFVLRNAEQPDDKYDWVVAHDLNPQKARILAMVALTKTQDSKELQRMFWEY, encoded by the coding sequence ATGAAATCTGCGTTGAAAACTTTCGTCCCGGGCGCGTTAGCCCTCCTGCTGTTGTTCCCTGTTGCTGCTCAGGCAAAAGAAGCTGAAACCCAGCAAAAACTGTCCAACGTGGTGATCCTTGCCACCGGCGGCACCATCGCCGGCGCTGGCGCCAGCGCAGCCAATAGCGCGACCTACCAGGCCGCCAAAGTCGGCATCGAACAACTGATCGCCGGTGTTCCTGAGCTTAGTCAGATCGCCAATGTACGCGGCGAGCAAGTGTTGCAAATTGCCTCCGAAAGCATCACCAACGAAAATCTCCTGCAACTGGGTCGCCGCGTCGCCGAGCTGGCCGACAGCAAGGACGTCGACGGCATCGTGATCACCCACGGTACCGACACCCTGGAAGAGACTGCCTACTTCCTCAACCTGGTGGAAAAAACCGACAAGCCAATCGTCGTGGTCGGCTCGATGCGCCCAGGCACCGCCATGTCGGCTGACGGCATGCTCAACCTGTACAACGCCGTTGCCGTCGCCGGCAGCAAAGACGCCCGCGGCAAAGGCGTGCTGGTCACCATGAACGACGAGATCCAGTCGGGTCGCGACGTCAGCAAAATGATCAACATCAAGACTGAAGCGTTCAAGAGCCCATGGGGCCCGCTGGGCATGGTGGTGGAAGGCAAGTCCTACTGGTTCCGCCTGCCAGCCAAACGCCACACCATGAACTCGGAATTCGACATCAAGACCATCAAAAGTCTGCCGGACGTCGAAATCGCCTACTCCTATGGCAACGTAAGCGACACCGCCTACAAGGCCCTGGCCCAGGCCGGCGCAAAAGCCATCATCCACGCCGGTACCGGCAATGGCTCAGTATCGTCCAAGGTGGTGCCAGCCCTGCAGGAACTACGCAAGCAAGGCGTGCAGATCATTCGTTCTTCCCACGTGAATGCCGGCGGTTTCGTTCTGCGTAACGCCGAACAGCCTGACGACAAATACGACTGGGTAGTTGCCCATGATCTGAACCCGCAGAAAGCCCGCATCCTGGCCATGGTCGCCCTGACCAAGACCCAGGACAGCAAGGAACTGCAACGGATGTTCTGGGAATATTGA
- a CDS encoding DUF1654 domain-containing protein — MAKPSSAAPAAPDAYQRLAVRVQKIINSTNAQKNKAALIFRLPEEPEDEWARLLEEIAENDNVTLAYRDDGGVQIFWVVPKED, encoded by the coding sequence GTGGCAAAGCCCTCTTCCGCAGCACCCGCAGCGCCTGACGCCTACCAACGCCTGGCCGTTCGCGTGCAAAAAATCATCAATTCCACCAACGCTCAAAAGAACAAGGCGGCGCTGATTTTCCGTTTACCCGAGGAACCGGAAGACGAATGGGCACGACTACTGGAGGAAATCGCAGAAAACGACAACGTCACCCTCGCTTATCGCGATGACGGTGGCGTGCAGATTTTCTGGGTTGTGCCGAAGGAAGATTGA
- a CDS encoding endonuclease: MSARFISLLFVFFAVTAHAQAPKTFSEAKKIAWKLYEPQSTEFYCGCKYNGNRVDLKACGYVPRKNANRAARIEWEHIVPAWQIGHQRQCWQDGGRKNCTRKDAVYKRAEADLHNLVPSIGEVNGDRNNFSFGWLPVQSGQYGSCLTQVDFKAKKVMPRPSIRGMIARTYFYMSKQYGLRLSKQDRQLYEAWNKTYPVQPWERQRNQTVACVMGRGNEFVGPVNLKACG, translated from the coding sequence ATGAGTGCCCGTTTTATCAGTCTGTTGTTTGTGTTTTTTGCTGTCACCGCTCACGCCCAAGCGCCCAAGACGTTCAGCGAAGCCAAGAAAATCGCCTGGAAGCTGTATGAACCGCAATCCACGGAATTTTATTGCGGCTGCAAATACAACGGTAACCGGGTGGACCTGAAAGCCTGCGGCTATGTCCCGCGCAAGAACGCCAACCGGGCAGCACGCATTGAATGGGAACACATTGTTCCGGCCTGGCAGATCGGCCATCAGCGCCAGTGCTGGCAGGATGGCGGGCGCAAGAACTGCACCCGCAAGGATGCGGTGTACAAGCGCGCTGAGGCCGACCTGCACAACTTGGTGCCGAGTATCGGCGAGGTCAATGGCGACCGGAACAATTTCAGTTTTGGCTGGCTGCCGGTACAAAGCGGGCAATATGGATCGTGCCTGACCCAGGTGGATTTCAAGGCCAAGAAGGTTATGCCCCGCCCGTCCATTCGCGGGATGATCGCCCGTACGTACTTCTATATGAGCAAGCAGTATGGCCTGCGCCTGTCGAAGCAGGACCGCCAACTCTACGAAGCCTGGAACAAGACCTACCCGGTACAACCCTGGGAACGCCAGCGCAATCAAACCGTGGCGTGCGTGATGGGGCGCGGCAATGAATTTGTCGGCCCGGTGAACTTGAAAGCCTGCGGTTGA
- a CDS encoding penicillin-binding protein activator LpoB produces MRKVAMAIAVLALAGCGEGKSVDAPKARPAVAEAPAQAQSAAGAIAAQEWDVWVGPPDHKLQAITDLTAWLLEHGFSFYLTKEDGKDQVLLGPFSTKAEAEAKQVQLTEKLATAKKNDTVSEVIEHKVAQ; encoded by the coding sequence GTGCGTAAAGTAGCGATGGCAATTGCGGTGTTGGCATTGGCCGGTTGCGGTGAAGGTAAAAGTGTCGATGCCCCCAAGGCCAGGCCCGCCGTTGCCGAGGCGCCCGCCCAGGCCCAATCAGCGGCCGGTGCGATCGCCGCTCAAGAGTGGGATGTATGGGTGGGGCCACCGGATCACAAGCTGCAAGCGATAACTGACCTGACCGCGTGGTTGCTGGAACACGGTTTCAGTTTCTATCTGACAAAGGAAGACGGTAAGGATCAGGTGCTGTTGGGCCCGTTCAGCACCAAGGCCGAGGCAGAGGCCAAGCAGGTGCAGTTGACCGAGAAACTCGCCACTGCGAAGAAAAATGACACCGTGTCCGAGGTCATCGAACACAAGGTTGCGCAGTAA
- the csrA gene encoding carbon storage regulator CsrA: MLILTRKVGESINIGDDITITILGVSGQQVRIGINAPKDVAVHREEIYQRIQAGLTAPDKNQTP, translated from the coding sequence ATGCTGATACTCACCCGCAAAGTCGGTGAAAGCATAAACATCGGTGATGACATTACTATCACCATCCTGGGCGTTAGCGGCCAGCAAGTAAGAATCGGCATCAATGCTCCAAAGGACGTTGCCGTGCATCGCGAGGAGATCTACCAACGTATCCAGGCGGGCCTGACGGCTCCGGATAAAAACCAGACACCTTGA
- a CDS encoding DUF2214 family protein, whose protein sequence is MFVQWFLAAVHLLAFAMALSAVLARGKALRSLVESEPSTVRRVLITDNIWGVSALILLITGGLRAFGGYEKGSDYYLHQPLFHVKMTLLVLILLLELAPMIRFIKWRIALARGAHLDLHQAGLFARISHLQALLVVLMMIAATGMARGVGLG, encoded by the coding sequence ATGTTCGTTCAGTGGTTTCTTGCCGCCGTCCATTTACTGGCATTCGCTATGGCATTGTCGGCTGTGCTAGCCCGCGGCAAGGCCTTGCGCAGCCTGGTGGAGAGTGAACCATCCACCGTGCGTCGCGTATTGATCACGGACAACATCTGGGGCGTCAGCGCCCTGATTTTATTGATAACCGGTGGCCTGCGGGCGTTTGGCGGCTATGAAAAAGGCAGTGATTATTACCTGCACCAGCCGTTGTTTCACGTGAAGATGACGCTGCTGGTATTAATTTTGTTACTGGAGCTCGCGCCGATGATCCGCTTTATCAAATGGCGCATCGCTTTGGCTCGCGGCGCGCATCTCGATTTGCACCAGGCAGGTCTTTTTGCGCGCATCAGCCACCTGCAGGCGTTGCTGGTGGTGCTGATGATGATTGCAGCGACGGGAATGGCACGTGGCGTAGGCCTGGGGTAA
- a CDS encoding HAD-IA family hydrolase: MSTRDSAVFANRYRAFLFDMDGTLLNSIAAAERVWATWAERHGLDVAAFLKTIHGARAIDTITRQALPGVDAQAQAQWITEAELEDVEGVVAIAGAVEFLNALPGDQWALVTSAPKALALRRMQAAGINPPAVLVTAEDVASGKPDPACYVLGAQRLGVPVQDCLVFEDASVGIRAAEAAGADVMVVTSTHHTPMVTEHPSIAGYEHLQVLRDEAGLLHLQRLT; this comes from the coding sequence GTGTCCACCCGCGATTCAGCTGTATTCGCCAACCGTTACCGCGCCTTCCTGTTCGATATGGATGGCACGCTCCTGAACTCCATTGCCGCCGCCGAACGGGTATGGGCGACCTGGGCTGAACGCCACGGGCTGGATGTCGCGGCCTTTCTGAAGACCATTCATGGCGCCCGGGCTATCGATACCATCACCCGTCAGGCATTGCCCGGGGTTGACGCGCAGGCGCAGGCGCAGTGGATTACCGAGGCTGAACTCGAGGATGTAGAAGGGGTGGTGGCGATTGCCGGCGCGGTGGAGTTTCTCAACGCGCTGCCCGGGGATCAATGGGCGCTGGTTACGTCCGCACCCAAGGCATTGGCTCTGCGCCGTATGCAGGCGGCCGGGATCAACCCACCGGCGGTGTTGGTCACCGCGGAGGATGTCGCCAGCGGCAAGCCGGATCCGGCCTGTTATGTGCTCGGTGCCCAACGGTTGGGAGTGCCGGTGCAGGACTGCCTGGTGTTTGAAGATGCCAGCGTCGGGATTCGTGCCGCAGAGGCGGCGGGGGCCGACGTGATGGTGGTGACCTCGACGCACCATACGCCTATGGTCACGGAACACCCCTCGATTGCCGGGTACGAGCATTTACAGGTTTTGCGGGACGAAGCCGGGCTGTTGCACCTGCAGCGCCTGACGTAA